The Grimontia kaedaensis genome has a window encoding:
- a CDS encoding Gfo/Idh/MocA family protein produces the protein MRIAVIGLGDIATKAYLPLLTRMPNLELIFCTRNPEKLAAVASEYRIAETCRDYRELVKMNIDGVMIHTSSETHAAIATFFMEQHIPVFVDKPATLNFADYQKLHDLSEQKSVPLLVGFNRRYIPLWNTLVGRADLRTLTWHKHRLNLTGKAQDFIFDDMIHVIDSLNIHGNIDQQDIQVVCQKAGDEIAMINLSWEENGTLFNGQMNRQFGKTCESVSLAFENEAYQFNGFLKGEKFENGVTQTVELADWTDTLETKGFKAMLEDWVSVVASGRMDEKAQQRNLSTHAFCEWLLVKVRN, from the coding sequence ATGAGAATTGCCGTTATCGGTTTGGGTGATATTGCTACTAAAGCCTACCTTCCTTTGCTCACCCGCATGCCAAATCTCGAACTTATCTTTTGTACCCGCAACCCAGAAAAACTGGCAGCAGTCGCTAGCGAATATCGCATTGCGGAAACCTGCCGCGATTATCGCGAGCTGGTAAAGATGAATATCGATGGTGTGATGATCCACACCAGCAGCGAGACGCATGCTGCTATTGCAACGTTCTTTATGGAGCAGCATATTCCCGTTTTCGTTGATAAGCCTGCCACGCTGAATTTTGCCGACTACCAAAAGCTTCATGATTTGTCAGAGCAAAAATCCGTCCCTTTGTTAGTTGGCTTCAATCGCCGCTACATTCCACTTTGGAACACGCTGGTGGGCCGAGCTGATCTTCGAACGCTTACATGGCACAAACATCGACTCAATCTGACAGGCAAAGCACAGGACTTCATTTTTGATGACATGATCCACGTGATTGATTCGCTCAATATCCATGGAAACATTGATCAGCAAGACATTCAGGTGGTGTGCCAGAAAGCGGGCGATGAAATCGCCATGATCAACCTCTCCTGGGAAGAAAATGGCACTCTGTTCAATGGCCAAATGAACCGCCAGTTTGGCAAAACCTGCGAGTCAGTGTCGTTGGCCTTTGAAAACGAAGCTTATCAATTTAACGGCTTCCTGAAAGGCGAGAAATTCGAAAACGGCGTCACCCAAACTGTTGAACTGGCAGATTGGACAGATACTCTCGAAACCAAGGGCTTTAAAGCTATGCTGGAAGACTGGGTGAGTGTGGTGGCATCAGGCCGAATGGATGAGAAAGCTCAGCAACGAAACCTGTCGACCCATGCGTTTTGTGAGTGGTTGTTGGTGAAAGTCAGGAATTAG
- a CDS encoding DUF1289 domain-containing protein produces MKRNQSPCIDVCDFSGPKGWCLGCGRTREECQTWKGMKPYDKNTLQKALKKRMVKIKTLHSEKD; encoded by the coding sequence ATGAAGCGGAATCAAAGTCCTTGTATTGATGTGTGTGATTTTTCTGGCCCCAAAGGGTGGTGTTTGGGGTGTGGCCGCACACGCGAAGAATGCCAAACATGGAAAGGCATGAAACCCTACGACAAGAACACCCTTCAAAAGGCACTGAAGAAACGGATGGTAAAGATTAAAACCCTACACAGTGAGAAAGACTAG
- a CDS encoding antibiotic biosynthesis monooxygenase family protein, translating into MPDIAKTPKPPYYAVIFTNVRTDVEDGYGDMAERMVELAAQEPGFLGIESVRDGLGITVSYWKDLDSIKQWKANVEHVGAQKLGREKWYAAFTTRIAKVERDYSL; encoded by the coding sequence ATGCCTGACATTGCGAAAACCCCTAAACCCCCTTATTACGCGGTGATATTTACCAACGTAAGAACTGATGTTGAAGATGGTTATGGCGATATGGCTGAACGCATGGTTGAACTGGCCGCTCAGGAGCCAGGTTTTCTTGGCATAGAATCAGTCAGAGATGGTTTGGGGATCACGGTCTCCTACTGGAAGGATCTCGACTCCATCAAACAGTGGAAAGCGAACGTTGAGCATGTGGGAGCTCAGAAGCTTGGGCGGGAAAAATGGTATGCCGCATTCACGACCCGCATCGCTAAAGTAGAACGCGACTACAGCCTTTAG
- a CDS encoding ABC transporter substrate-binding protein — protein sequence MAITLMAVSLSALAKDLPVVKVGVLKFGTINWEMDVIKRHKLDERAGFILDITPLASKNASSVALQGEAVDVIFSDWVWVSRQRAAGKTYTLSPTSATAGGMFAAADIQLSSPCDIEGQKLGIAGGAVDKTWLLYQAYCEAKENKAISALTEQQFVAPPLLNKLLMQNKVPVGINFWHYGARLEAAGFQPVISLDEIVKGLGIDTQVPMLGWVFDEKWANANPSLVSAFLKTSAEARAMLRSSDAEWDVIKPLTKAENDEVFNALKTAYRRGFSGTFGEEQLNAAAKIFDILAKEGGPKLVGKSTTLSDGTFWLKP from the coding sequence TTGGCTATCACACTGATGGCAGTATCTTTATCAGCACTCGCGAAAGACCTCCCTGTGGTCAAAGTTGGGGTTTTGAAGTTCGGCACCATTAACTGGGAAATGGATGTTATTAAACGTCACAAGCTGGATGAAAGAGCAGGCTTTATCCTTGATATCACACCTCTGGCTTCCAAGAATGCCTCTTCCGTCGCGCTACAAGGTGAGGCTGTCGACGTTATTTTTTCTGATTGGGTCTGGGTCAGTAGGCAACGTGCAGCGGGCAAAACCTACACCCTCTCACCCACTTCTGCGACGGCAGGCGGTATGTTCGCAGCTGCCGATATTCAGCTCTCTTCACCCTGCGATATTGAGGGTCAGAAGCTCGGCATCGCAGGTGGCGCGGTCGACAAAACCTGGCTCCTTTACCAAGCCTATTGCGAAGCCAAAGAAAACAAAGCAATCAGCGCGTTGACTGAACAACAGTTCGTTGCGCCTCCACTGTTGAACAAGCTTCTGATGCAAAACAAAGTCCCGGTCGGAATTAACTTCTGGCATTACGGCGCAAGACTCGAAGCGGCAGGGTTCCAGCCTGTTATCAGTCTTGATGAAATCGTCAAAGGCTTGGGGATCGATACTCAAGTGCCTATGCTTGGTTGGGTGTTCGATGAGAAGTGGGCGAATGCGAATCCATCTTTGGTCTCAGCGTTTTTGAAAACATCTGCCGAAGCGAGAGCTATGTTGCGATCCTCCGATGCAGAATGGGATGTCATCAAGCCACTCACCAAGGCAGAGAATGACGAGGTGTTCAATGCGCTTAAAACTGCTTATCGGCGCGGCTTCTCGGGCACGTTTGGTGAGGAGCAGTTGAATGCCGCCGCAAAAATCTTCGATATTCTCGCCAAAGAAGGCGGGCCGAAACTGGTGGGTAAGTCAACCACACTGAGTGACGGCACATTCTGGCTAAAGCCATAA
- a CDS encoding ABC transporter permease, with the protein MSLSSYQRYLLPVLLLVFWQWSAALVNSAEYPTPVQVYNAFVFELLNEQMLSHLGITLWRVFLSFIISMVLGVIFGIMMGRFPRLNELSDPLLILALNIPALVTILLCYLSIGLVETAAVTAVALNKIPTVVAMIREGARVIDNDLMDVAKVFRLSPTKRFFNVFLPQLYPYIMASARTGLSLIWKIVLVVELLGRSNGVGFKLHTMFQFFDIAGILAYTFAFVTVIFLLESLLFRPLDKVISRGRA; encoded by the coding sequence GTGAGCTTATCGAGCTATCAACGCTACCTACTCCCCGTTCTGCTGCTGGTGTTTTGGCAGTGGTCAGCGGCGCTGGTTAACAGCGCCGAATATCCAACGCCTGTTCAGGTCTACAACGCGTTTGTTTTTGAGCTACTCAATGAGCAGATGCTTTCTCATCTTGGCATCACGCTTTGGCGGGTGTTTCTGAGTTTCATTATTTCCATGGTGCTCGGGGTGATATTTGGCATCATGATGGGTCGCTTTCCAAGGCTCAATGAGCTGTCGGATCCCTTGTTGATTCTTGCGCTCAATATCCCCGCTCTCGTAACCATATTGCTTTGTTACCTGAGTATTGGCTTGGTAGAAACCGCCGCAGTCACCGCCGTTGCGCTAAACAAAATCCCCACAGTCGTCGCGATGATCCGAGAAGGTGCTCGGGTGATTGATAATGATTTGATGGATGTCGCCAAGGTTTTCCGCCTCTCCCCGACCAAGCGCTTTTTCAACGTTTTCCTTCCCCAGCTTTACCCATACATCATGGCATCGGCTCGCACCGGTTTATCGCTGATTTGGAAAATCGTACTGGTCGTTGAGCTGTTGGGTCGCAGCAATGGCGTCGGGTTCAAACTTCACACCATGTTCCAGTTCTTCGATATCGCCGGCATTCTTGCCTACACCTTTGCCTTCGTCACCGTGATTTTCCTGCTCGAATCTCTGCTTTTCCGCCCTCTCGACAAAGTGATTTCAAGGGGTCGTGCATGA
- a CDS encoding ABC transporter ATP-binding protein produces the protein MISITLNIDEKSYGSETPVLGSLRGQIKPGKITAIVGPSGCGKSTLLNMIAGLENSQKGEIGFSNVSEEKPRVGYIFQSPRLMPWLTAEENLELIAGKNNPAIQETLSAMGILDKLDSYPAQLSGGMQRRVSIARAFVYDPELLLLDEPFTSLDAPTADQLRLQLIALWQRQQSTMVFVTHDLREAISLADEIWFLSRPPTEVIHTLSISQPPKRLLSDIQGIQEIDRIASSLLQQHPKLLSGIAHH, from the coding sequence ATGATTTCGATTACGCTGAATATCGACGAAAAAAGCTATGGCTCTGAAACGCCGGTGCTGGGCTCACTGCGTGGTCAAATTAAACCTGGGAAAATCACCGCGATTGTTGGCCCTTCTGGTTGTGGTAAATCTACTTTACTCAACATGATTGCGGGGTTGGAAAACTCACAAAAAGGAGAGATCGGCTTTTCTAATGTATCCGAAGAAAAACCGAGGGTGGGTTACATTTTCCAATCGCCGAGGTTGATGCCTTGGCTCACTGCCGAGGAAAACCTTGAACTGATAGCTGGGAAGAACAATCCCGCCATTCAGGAAACGCTCAGTGCCATGGGGATTCTTGATAAGTTGGATAGCTATCCTGCTCAGCTTTCAGGTGGCATGCAGCGTCGAGTCAGTATTGCCCGGGCATTCGTTTATGACCCAGAACTACTGCTGCTAGACGAGCCTTTTACCTCGCTTGATGCCCCAACAGCCGATCAACTTAGGCTACAACTTATTGCGCTTTGGCAGCGCCAACAATCGACTATGGTGTTTGTCACCCACGATCTTCGTGAAGCAATTTCACTGGCAGATGAAATCTGGTTTTTAAGCCGCCCTCCCACGGAGGTCATTCATACCCTTTCCATCAGCCAACCACCGAAAAGGCTATTGAGTGACATACAAGGGATTCAGGAAATTGACCGCATTGCGTCATCACTATTACAGCAGCACCCCAAATTACTCAGTGGTATCGCACACCACTAG
- a CDS encoding DUF2750 domain-containing protein: MAKTLTQERIAEILKFDVDQRYKYLVKEVVENREIWILTDEHGCVMLNTEDEDCVPVWPNEEFAQEWATGEWEHCKPEPIGLNKWHSRWTNGLLDDELSIVAFPNTDLEGVVLFPDEFDFDLTNQAKKQKR; encoded by the coding sequence ATGGCAAAGACGCTGACTCAGGAACGCATTGCTGAAATCCTGAAATTCGACGTAGACCAACGTTACAAATATCTGGTCAAGGAAGTGGTAGAAAACCGAGAAATCTGGATCCTGACCGATGAGCATGGTTGTGTGATGCTCAACACCGAAGACGAAGATTGTGTGCCAGTATGGCCGAATGAAGAATTCGCACAAGAATGGGCAACCGGCGAGTGGGAACATTGTAAACCAGAGCCAATCGGGCTGAATAAATGGCATAGCCGCTGGACCAATGGCCTTTTGGACGATGAGCTTTCTATCGTGGCTTTCCCAAATACCGATCTGGAAGGTGTAGTGCTGTTCCCAGATGAGTTTGATTTCGACCTGACCAACCAGGCGAAAAAGCAAAAGCGTTAA
- a CDS encoding lipopolysaccharide biosynthesis protein, with the protein MAWMTQSFYYAIGIVMMKGISLLMLPYLTHKLSLVEYGSLESLVLLADVGTILFSFGIVDAMYRYVGTAEGERRTQLVSNCFSLSVIICLLCGVIILTSTPWLLTLMPIEFKWYQIALLLIPTMLDGVIAIPLTLMRMQALAKRFCYLNVIKATLQAGLTITLLEAGYGIDGILISSAISSVFLTLCLVGYQSKQMGQFGHLADSKMLLSFGAPVLIGTVSIYLIQGADRWFLAHGVGVEQLAVYAVAAKFTLILGLLMQPYALWWFPNRIPMLQQSDGKRQCADKTMLGVNLGIILGTLIMLTAPVAIDWLLPESYKGSSTLVIFLLGIAMIKNAGDYINLGCYSGDSSQAQMWIQASCALVAMIGYMLLTPQWGVVGILAVLFSAYTLRLVLFYMVSQRKQTLPYKHSKWLICAGISVLMLTLNSVLNDWLIDLPTLFVTLPVVVITMALYLKSNIVGDGTKWLIKMRLKRGLVH; encoded by the coding sequence ATGGCTTGGATGACACAATCTTTCTATTACGCCATCGGCATCGTCATGATGAAGGGGATTTCATTATTAATGTTGCCCTATCTGACGCATAAATTGTCGTTGGTGGAATATGGCTCGTTGGAGTCATTGGTCTTGCTGGCAGATGTTGGCACTATCTTATTCAGTTTTGGGATAGTTGATGCTATGTATCGCTATGTGGGAACTGCAGAGGGGGAGCGACGTACTCAATTGGTTTCAAACTGCTTTTCGCTCAGTGTCATTATTTGTCTGCTCTGTGGCGTTATCATCCTGACGAGTACACCGTGGTTGCTCACTCTGATGCCGATAGAGTTTAAATGGTATCAGATTGCGCTATTGTTGATCCCCACTATGCTCGATGGCGTTATTGCCATCCCCCTCACTTTGATGCGCATGCAAGCACTTGCTAAGCGTTTTTGCTATCTCAATGTCATCAAAGCCACTTTACAAGCTGGTCTGACTATTACTTTGCTTGAAGCGGGTTATGGAATAGATGGGATACTGATCTCCAGTGCCATTTCGAGTGTCTTTTTGACCCTTTGCTTGGTGGGTTATCAAAGCAAACAGATGGGGCAATTTGGTCATCTCGCAGATTCCAAAATGCTCCTTTCTTTTGGGGCTCCAGTGCTAATTGGAACCGTCTCTATTTATCTTATTCAAGGTGCTGACCGATGGTTCCTTGCCCATGGTGTTGGTGTGGAGCAGTTGGCTGTTTACGCGGTTGCGGCGAAGTTTACTCTGATCTTAGGTTTGCTAATGCAACCCTATGCGCTTTGGTGGTTTCCTAACCGAATCCCAATGCTGCAGCAGTCCGATGGTAAGCGACAATGTGCTGATAAGACGATGCTTGGTGTCAACCTTGGCATTATCTTGGGAACCTTGATTATGCTGACTGCTCCCGTTGCAATTGACTGGTTGTTACCCGAAAGCTACAAAGGTTCGAGTACCTTAGTCATATTTTTACTGGGTATCGCGATGATCAAGAATGCGGGGGATTACATTAATTTAGGCTGCTATAGCGGTGACTCTAGCCAAGCTCAAATGTGGATACAAGCAAGCTGCGCTTTGGTAGCGATGATCGGCTATATGTTGCTTACGCCACAATGGGGGGTAGTTGGAATTCTTGCAGTACTCTTCAGCGCCTACACACTGCGATTGGTTCTTTTCTACATGGTCAGTCAACGAAAGCAGACGCTTCCCTACAAACATAGCAAGTGGCTTATCTGTGCGGGTATTTCAGTACTTATGCTCACACTCAATAGCGTCTTGAATGACTGGTTAATTGACCTTCCAACTCTTTTCGTTACGCTCCCGGTTGTTGTGATAACCATGGCGTTATATCTCAAGTCCAACATCGTAGGTGATGGTACAAAATGGTTGATTAAAATGCGGTTGAAAAGAGGCTTGGTTCATTAA
- a CDS encoding glycosyltransferase family 2 protein, translating to MDKISVITPSYNCLPFLPTATQSVLNQTHKNLELLIINDNSSDGTDKYLNTMTDSRIRVFHTAVGGAAKARNIGIQHATGDYIAFLDADDFWHPDKLSLQLNLHKRYPDIALSFTNYEHLDEALEPIIDCFAYWGHYQDDSQQGLRIEKALETILINNIIGTSTVMLSRHQLTEPIWFNDTLSYGEDWDLWLRVCEQHPIGVLNSVQTAYLMRQSSLTQTQERKLSNLQHVERIFDQYCCKHLHKQISPQALPKGKAFLLEGYADYYRSRQQYAKAIWHGLNSLRLDMHRRRVRSLLGDCRSALKLAW from the coding sequence ATGGACAAGATTTCAGTGATTACTCCCTCTTACAACTGTTTGCCTTTTTTACCTACAGCGACGCAAAGCGTACTCAACCAGACCCACAAGAACCTCGAGCTGCTGATTATTAACGACAACAGTAGCGACGGTACGGATAAGTACTTAAACACTATGACAGACAGCCGGATACGTGTGTTTCACACTGCCGTTGGAGGCGCGGCCAAAGCACGCAACATAGGTATTCAGCATGCTACGGGCGACTACATTGCCTTCCTCGACGCTGATGACTTTTGGCACCCCGACAAATTGTCACTTCAACTGAACTTACACAAACGTTATCCAGATATCGCATTGAGCTTCACTAACTACGAACACTTGGATGAAGCACTCGAACCTATTATCGACTGCTTTGCTTACTGGGGCCATTATCAAGATGACAGCCAACAAGGTCTGCGTATTGAAAAAGCGCTTGAGACGATTCTTATCAATAACATCATTGGCACATCAACCGTGATGCTTAGCCGACATCAGCTTACAGAGCCGATTTGGTTCAATGATACGTTGAGCTATGGTGAAGACTGGGATTTGTGGCTCAGAGTTTGCGAACAGCACCCTATTGGTGTGCTCAACTCGGTGCAAACTGCTTACCTGATGCGGCAAAGTTCATTAACGCAAACTCAAGAAAGAAAACTGAGTAATTTGCAGCATGTAGAGCGAATATTTGACCAATATTGTTGCAAACATCTCCACAAACAGATTTCACCCCAAGCACTGCCAAAAGGCAAAGCGTTCTTGCTCGAAGGCTATGCGGACTACTATCGCAGCAGGCAACAGTACGCCAAAGCCATCTGGCATGGACTGAACTCACTTCGCCTTGATATGCATAGACGCAGGGTTCGTAGCCTGTTGGGCGATTGTCGAAGTGCACTCAAATTGGCTTGGTAA
- a CDS encoding glycosyltransferase has protein sequence MKKVAFVAPTYPVLSETFIQTEVDSIKACGHEVMVLAFDINKSEQSFSYDLAKIGQNVDWTLLRKVSPRGFRQAMNFVYNQAGLPKRSLFYHGLKLALQLSANKVEHVHAHFAQHTAAHAVVAAKLLNISCSFVAHGHDVYEAAFDIKSKIEASDFVVAVCQDMLDEFDNLASGNVKLLHCGVKTDKFFLRDKQPSSRLRLVFLGRLVEQKGVNYLIEALASMKDNIEFQLDIVGTGDMQETLANQVSEQGLSEQITFLGAKPHQWVKEHLADYDCLVAPFCFSQTGCVDTGPLVLKEAMAVGTPVITTNIMGCKEIVTPDTGYLVSEKNVKQLALSLAQFAQLTFNERVEMGQRAHERVLNSFNAYVQAQRLSGWIEGA, from the coding sequence ATGAAAAAAGTGGCCTTTGTTGCACCTACTTACCCTGTCCTAAGTGAAACGTTCATTCAAACCGAAGTAGATTCAATTAAAGCGTGTGGTCATGAGGTGATGGTGCTTGCCTTTGACATCAACAAAAGCGAGCAAAGTTTCAGCTACGATTTAGCAAAAATTGGGCAGAATGTTGACTGGACACTATTGCGTAAAGTCTCTCCACGAGGGTTTAGACAAGCAATGAATTTCGTCTACAACCAAGCTGGTTTACCCAAGCGCTCTTTGTTCTACCATGGCCTGAAACTGGCACTGCAGTTGTCAGCGAACAAGGTTGAACATGTTCACGCTCATTTTGCTCAGCATACCGCTGCGCATGCCGTTGTTGCAGCAAAACTGCTCAATATCAGTTGTTCATTTGTAGCGCATGGGCACGATGTGTATGAAGCAGCATTTGATATCAAGAGTAAAATCGAAGCGAGTGACTTTGTTGTTGCCGTTTGCCAGGACATGCTCGATGAGTTCGATAATCTAGCAAGTGGTAACGTCAAATTACTCCACTGTGGTGTCAAAACAGACAAATTTTTCCTTCGCGATAAGCAGCCTTCATCTCGACTACGCCTCGTGTTCTTGGGGCGTTTGGTTGAGCAAAAAGGTGTGAATTACCTCATAGAAGCCTTGGCGTCTATGAAAGACAACATTGAGTTTCAGCTCGATATTGTGGGAACTGGCGATATGCAAGAAACTTTGGCCAATCAAGTTAGCGAGCAAGGCCTTTCCGAGCAAATAACCTTTCTCGGCGCGAAGCCCCACCAATGGGTTAAAGAACACCTTGCCGATTACGATTGCTTAGTTGCACCATTCTGTTTTTCACAAACAGGTTGTGTTGATACTGGTCCACTGGTTCTCAAAGAAGCCATGGCAGTAGGTACCCCCGTTATTACAACCAATATCATGGGCTGCAAAGAAATCGTGACGCCAGATACGGGTTACCTTGTGAGTGAGAAGAACGTAAAACAGTTGGCATTGAGTTTGGCGCAATTTGCTCAGCTTACGTTTAACGAGCGAGTCGAAATGGGTCAGCGGGCCCATGAAAGAGTCCTAAATAGCTTTAATGCTTATGTGCAAGCACAGCGATTGTCGGGCTGGATTGAAGGGGCTTAG
- a CDS encoding questin oxidase family protein codes for MLFSTKNKERRFNAATEMSALVNDEMQRDSAFHPNLGGVTKGGMSNHYPMTIMSLQGLGATDNEIKAFRSSWPRYRARIEEDLHLRDTGVVTEENWTEYLGKAEYLADFQRLFFEGQEAANDQTAYLMGVLEKLQYALPMGLFHPMIRLSFAIMHGDKGLIADALAYWAIRFEDMYKRMLPPRIDMSAQSITAEEQWLKVHAAKPEITRFGGSLQICEMLCSDTVLHDISVADEFFITEENIELKMREIGDRAIGLYLYEPALTTLHAVTSFQALADITKRVLAEGNGYRPLLAELWQRYWIWLTGLYIEKGYPKTLPTLDEDALAYVNAIDWADIASGIRKVPEVHAIKMVFSCKWLFEELDANPLFKASAINVLADHTHVKPVKLS; via the coding sequence ATGTTGTTCTCAACCAAAAACAAAGAAAGACGCTTTAACGCGGCAACAGAAATGTCTGCGTTGGTCAATGACGAAATGCAGCGCGACAGCGCATTCCACCCGAACCTTGGTGGTGTTACCAAAGGCGGTATGTCGAACCATTACCCAATGACGATTATGTCGCTGCAGGGGTTAGGCGCGACGGATAATGAAATCAAAGCATTTCGCAGCAGCTGGCCACGTTACCGTGCACGTATTGAAGAAGACCTTCACCTGCGCGATACCGGTGTCGTGACCGAAGAGAATTGGACGGAATACCTGGGTAAAGCGGAATACCTTGCCGATTTCCAACGCCTTTTCTTCGAAGGGCAGGAAGCAGCGAACGACCAAACGGCGTATCTGATGGGCGTACTTGAAAAACTGCAATACGCGCTGCCAATGGGTCTGTTTCATCCGATGATCCGTTTGAGTTTTGCCATTATGCATGGCGACAAAGGGTTGATTGCAGATGCCTTGGCGTACTGGGCGATCCGTTTTGAGGATATGTACAAGCGCATGCTGCCGCCACGCATTGATATGTCAGCACAGTCTATTACTGCAGAAGAGCAATGGCTGAAAGTGCATGCTGCCAAACCTGAAATCACCCGTTTCGGTGGTAGCTTGCAAATCTGCGAGATGCTCTGCTCAGATACCGTGCTTCATGATATTTCGGTAGCAGATGAGTTCTTTATTACTGAAGAAAACATCGAGCTGAAGATGCGTGAAATTGGCGACAGGGCGATCGGTTTATACCTGTATGAACCTGCGTTGACAACGCTTCATGCCGTTACAAGCTTCCAGGCGTTGGCAGACATCACCAAGCGTGTGTTGGCAGAAGGGAATGGTTATCGTCCTTTGTTGGCTGAACTATGGCAACGTTACTGGATATGGTTAACGGGTCTTTACATCGAGAAGGGTTATCCGAAAACCCTGCCGACGTTGGATGAAGATGCGCTGGCTTACGTGAATGCCATCGATTGGGCAGACATTGCCAGTGGAATTCGCAAAGTGCCGGAAGTGCATGCCATTAAGATGGTATTCAGCTGCAAATGGCTGTTTGAAGAACTGGATGCAAATCCGTTATTTAAAGCATCAGCCATCAATGTGTTGGCGGATCACACCCATGTGAAGCCAGTGAAATTGAGCTGA
- a CDS encoding glutathione S-transferase family protein: MGKLIEGRWLNDDQLREWEEKQYSEANGRFVRGVAKFRNWVTATGEAGSSGEAGFQAEAGRYHLFAALNCPWAHRTLIYRKVKGLENVVGLSLVAPLRTEQGWVFDNTEERFTDNLLGLEAMHQLYVKSNPDFTGRVTVPVLWDKKTQTIVSNESSEIIRMFNSAFNEITGDTQDFYPEALAKEIDDTNDWIFNTVNNGVYKSGFARTQDAYDEAVTALFASLEEIEGRLGKQAFLLGDAITEADWRLLPTLVRFDVGYFTAFKCNLKALRDYPNISAYLKTLVQQPGVKDTIDLDVYRRGYNSKSPLRNPHGIVPVAPYVSFLD, from the coding sequence ATGGGCAAGTTAATTGAAGGCCGTTGGCTCAACGATGACCAACTGCGAGAGTGGGAAGAAAAACAGTATTCAGAAGCAAATGGACGTTTCGTTCGCGGCGTGGCTAAGTTCCGCAATTGGGTCACCGCAACGGGGGAAGCCGGGTCAAGTGGTGAAGCTGGTTTTCAAGCCGAAGCAGGTCGATATCACTTGTTTGCAGCACTGAACTGTCCATGGGCGCATCGCACCCTGATTTACCGCAAGGTCAAAGGACTGGAAAACGTGGTGGGTTTGTCGCTGGTGGCACCGCTTCGCACCGAGCAAGGATGGGTGTTCGATAACACCGAGGAACGCTTTACCGACAATTTGCTCGGGCTTGAAGCGATGCACCAGTTGTATGTGAAGTCGAATCCTGATTTTACCGGCAGAGTCACGGTGCCCGTGCTTTGGGATAAAAAGACCCAAACCATTGTGAGCAATGAATCGTCAGAAATTATCCGCATGTTCAACAGTGCGTTTAACGAGATTACCGGTGATACGCAGGACTTCTATCCGGAAGCGTTGGCTAAAGAGATTGATGACACCAACGACTGGATTTTCAACACGGTCAACAATGGCGTGTACAAATCCGGGTTTGCTCGAACGCAGGATGCGTATGACGAGGCAGTTACTGCGTTGTTTGCATCACTTGAAGAGATTGAAGGGCGTCTTGGTAAGCAAGCGTTCTTGCTGGGTGATGCCATTACCGAAGCAGACTGGCGATTGCTACCGACACTGGTGCGCTTTGATGTGGGTTACTTCACCGCCTTCAAGTGCAACCTGAAAGCACTGCGGGATTACCCAAATATCTCAGCGTATTTGAAAACACTGGTTCAGCAGCCTGGCGTGAAAGACACCATAGATTTGGATGTTTATCGCCGTGGCTATAACTCGAAAAGTCCACTCAGAAATCCGCACGGCATTGTGCCCGTTGCGCCATACGTGAGCTTTCTAGATTAA